A genomic stretch from Bacillus sp. N1-1 includes:
- a CDS encoding GNAT family N-acetyltransferase — MIERATIEERDYILSNSIQSVNEGTTNPGIVKEEKALEIVSSILDRGGYHLIYRDKGEIAGWVLLGENTDYFTESKHGFIYDVFVFPKFRGKGYSKQLVQASIENFKEQGYEEIRLNVYSSNFAKYIYKDIGFRELQTIMVYK, encoded by the coding sequence GTGATCGAACGAGCGACAATCGAAGAAAGGGATTATATTTTGTCTAATTCCATTCAGTCTGTTAACGAAGGAACGACAAATCCAGGTATCGTAAAAGAAGAGAAAGCACTTGAAATTGTATCTTCCATACTTGATCGTGGCGGTTACCACCTCATTTATCGGGATAAAGGGGAAATTGCTGGTTGGGTACTACTTGGAGAAAACACGGATTACTTTACAGAAAGCAAACATGGTTTCATTTATGATGTATTTGTTTTTCCAAAGTTTCGTGGAAAGGGGTATTCTAAGCAGCTTGTGCAAGCGAGTATTGAAAATTTCAAAGAACAGGGATATGAGGAGATTCGTTTGAATGTGTATTCCTCTAACTTCGCAAAATACATTTATAAAGACATTGGGTTTCGTGAACTTCAAACTATCATGGTTTACAAATAG
- a CDS encoding LysE family translocator: MDVTLILSFLGAAVLLTIMPGPDNLFVLAQSITQNKKAGIATSLGLCSGLLVHISAAAVGISAILYQSSFAFTIVKLIGAAYLLFMAYEAFKERNESSTLQNQPSRTYISLYKKGIVMNILNPKVSLFFLALLPQFIDHQAGSPTLQMFLLGLVFIVQALIIFSLISFYSGKLASYITGNLTLLRRFNLTKAALLAFIGVQIAFSKN; encoded by the coding sequence TTGGATGTTACACTCATTTTATCATTTTTAGGAGCTGCCGTTCTCTTAACAATCATGCCAGGTCCTGATAATTTATTTGTGTTAGCTCAAAGTATCACTCAAAATAAAAAAGCAGGTATTGCTACCTCCCTAGGGCTTTGTTCAGGTCTTCTCGTACATATTTCAGCTGCAGCTGTTGGAATATCCGCGATTCTTTACCAATCTTCATTTGCCTTTACTATCGTGAAATTAATTGGGGCTGCTTATTTACTGTTCATGGCTTATGAAGCATTCAAAGAGCGAAACGAATCGTCAACGCTTCAGAATCAACCATCTCGAACTTATATTTCTCTATATAAGAAAGGCATTGTCATGAATATCTTAAATCCAAAAGTTTCTTTGTTCTTCCTTGCCCTCCTACCACAGTTCATTGATCATCAAGCTGGCTCTCCCACTCTTCAAATGTTTTTATTAGGTTTGGTGTTCATTGTTCAAGCACTTATTATTTTTAGTCTTATTAGTTTTTATTCTGGAAAACTAGCAAGCTATATTACTGGGAATTTGACGTTGTTAAGAAGATTTAATCTCACTAAAGCAGCGCTACTCGCTTTTATTGGTGTCCAAATTGCCTTCAGTAAAAACTAA
- a CDS encoding ABC transporter substrate-binding protein, whose amino-acid sequence MKRKITFIIAAILFIVACGNSETNETGNKEILSKEWDEIVTSSKGTKVNLFMWGGDEGINQYIDEWAAPRLKEKHNITLNRQPMNTEEFMQKLLTEKKANKNEGTIDVIWINGSNFKNAKNADLLLGSFSNKLPHFQEYIGAQDQNANYDQGTEIDGLEAPWGNVQFVFHYDSSKVEIPPSTLGELKQWIHDNPGKFTYPNVSDFTGNTFVKHLLMKGAGEKSSLLSKRFDKKIIQDSEEYVWNYLDDIKSDLWRNGETYPESLTKLDTLYSQGEILMTMGFNEARAESLIENGTFPDSTKSFVLKDPGSITNTHYLSIPFNSPNPEGAMTVINFLESPEAQIAKMDPKMWGEGTVLNFDKLSEEDKQMIENLRRGESVLSTEVLNEYKLPDIDTGYTEWINNEWAKRIIEQ is encoded by the coding sequence ATGAAGCGAAAGATTACATTCATCATTGCAGCGATACTTTTTATTGTTGCGTGTGGGAATAGTGAAACCAATGAAACTGGTAACAAAGAGATATTGTCAAAGGAGTGGGATGAAATCGTAACCTCCTCTAAGGGAACAAAGGTCAATCTCTTTATGTGGGGAGGAGATGAAGGGATTAATCAATACATTGATGAATGGGCTGCCCCACGATTAAAAGAAAAACACAATATTACCCTTAACCGTCAACCGATGAATACTGAAGAATTTATGCAAAAGCTTTTGACAGAGAAAAAAGCGAACAAAAATGAGGGTACGATTGATGTCATATGGATTAATGGATCAAACTTTAAAAATGCTAAGAATGCAGATTTATTACTAGGTTCTTTTTCAAACAAACTGCCCCATTTTCAAGAATATATTGGAGCTCAGGATCAAAATGCTAACTATGACCAGGGAACGGAGATTGATGGTTTAGAAGCTCCGTGGGGAAATGTTCAGTTTGTTTTTCATTACGATTCAAGTAAAGTCGAGATACCTCCTAGTACACTTGGTGAATTAAAACAGTGGATTCACGATAATCCTGGGAAGTTTACGTATCCTAACGTTTCTGATTTTACGGGCAATACATTTGTGAAGCACCTTCTCATGAAAGGTGCAGGTGAAAAGTCAAGTCTTCTATCTAAGAGGTTTGACAAGAAGATTATTCAAGACTCTGAGGAGTATGTTTGGAACTATCTGGATGATATTAAGTCTGATCTATGGCGTAATGGTGAAACATACCCTGAATCATTAACCAAACTTGATACGCTTTATAGTCAGGGCGAAATCTTAATGACGATGGGCTTTAATGAAGCAAGGGCTGAAAGTTTGATTGAGAATGGAACGTTTCCTGATAGCACGAAGTCATTTGTTCTGAAAGATCCTGGCTCGATTACTAATACACATTATCTCAGTATTCCGTTTAATAGCCCAAATCCAGAGGGAGCTATGACAGTTATTAATTTTTTGGAGTCGCCAGAAGCTCAAATAGCTAAAATGGATCCTAAGATGTGGGGAGAAGGAACGGTTTTAAATTTCGATAAATTGAGTGAAGAGGATAAGCAAATGATTGAAAATCTTAGACGAGGAGAAAGTGTTCTTTCTACAGAAGTCTTAAATGAATATAAGCTACCAGACATAGATACAGGTTACACGGAGTGGATTAATAATGAATGGGCGAAGCGGATTATTGAGCAATAA
- a CDS encoding sulfite oxidase-like oxidoreductase → MKKVDRIRKMKVPKANEKYGDRLPPGQVLTERFPILHEGDVPNYDMTAWDLKVFGNVASEVSLSYDELLALPQKKVTCDIHCVTRWSRFDNTFEGVLMKDFIKELDIKPESNHVMLHGDHNYTTNIHLTDLLEDNVILAHSIDGEKLTAKHGWPLRLVVPHLYFWKSIKWIRGIEFIEADSPGFWEQNGFHNHADPFKEERFSGEDLGIPEDEWEKKDFD, encoded by the coding sequence ATGAAGAAAGTAGACCGGATTCGGAAAATGAAAGTACCTAAAGCAAACGAAAAGTATGGAGATCGTCTTCCTCCAGGACAGGTATTAACGGAAAGGTTCCCTATTCTCCATGAAGGAGATGTACCGAATTATGATATGACAGCGTGGGACTTAAAGGTGTTTGGAAATGTAGCGAGTGAAGTCTCTCTTTCCTATGATGAACTTCTTGCATTACCACAGAAGAAGGTGACATGTGACATACACTGCGTTACCCGATGGTCTCGCTTTGATAATACGTTTGAAGGTGTATTGATGAAGGACTTTATAAAAGAACTCGATATTAAGCCTGAGTCGAATCATGTTATGCTTCATGGAGACCATAATTACACGACAAATATTCATCTTACCGACTTATTAGAAGATAATGTTATACTTGCTCACTCGATCGACGGTGAGAAGCTAACAGCGAAACACGGATGGCCGTTACGTTTAGTCGTTCCACACCTTTATTTTTGGAAAAGTATTAAGTGGATAAGAGGGATTGAATTTATTGAGGCGGACTCACCTGGTTTTTGGGAACAAAATGGTTTTCATAATCATGCTGATCCATTTAAAGAAGAACGTTTTTCTGGTGAGGATTTAGGTATACCTGAAGACGAATGGGAGAAAAAGGATTTTGACTAA
- a CDS encoding copper amine oxidase: protein MDWKKGLLIVPLSFSLLIPTAGAFAADHEKQMDKPTVETPGADLRADLGHLLSEHAYLAVETMRKGAEGSADFEASAGALSENTEDLTAAITSVYGEEAGAEFNEIWSNHIGFFVDYVKATGNDDEDAKQKALDSLDGYKEDFSMFLENATGERLEADTLSEGLQAHINQLIGAFDSYVAGDYEMAYDKEREAIAHMQMVAKGFSGAITDQFPDKFENTKAVTPASDLRATLGHLLSEHAGLAMMTMQNGIDGSEDFDASAAALSENTDDLAAAITSVYGEEAGNQFKEMWSGHIGNFVEYVQATGAEDEEAKEAAMKALENYRADFSSFLETATEGRLEAGALSEGLQMHVTQLISAFDNYTMEDYDAAYDSVREAYAHMYMPAKGLSGAFVDQFPDKFAMEAMPTDMPKTGMGGTAEQQMPIEWIVAAILATMAATGVIVRRKMHNS from the coding sequence ATTGACTGGAAAAAAGGGCTTTTAATTGTTCCGCTTAGTTTTTCGCTTCTAATACCAACTGCAGGAGCATTCGCTGCTGATCACGAGAAGCAAATGGACAAGCCAACAGTTGAAACACCAGGAGCTGATCTCCGTGCAGATCTTGGTCATTTACTTAGTGAGCACGCTTATCTTGCAGTAGAAACAATGAGAAAAGGTGCTGAAGGATCTGCCGATTTTGAAGCTTCAGCCGGAGCCTTAAGTGAAAATACAGAAGATCTTACAGCTGCGATTACATCTGTATACGGTGAAGAAGCTGGTGCTGAATTTAATGAAATCTGGAGTAATCATATCGGATTCTTTGTTGATTACGTGAAAGCTACAGGGAATGATGATGAAGACGCAAAACAAAAAGCGCTAGATAGCTTAGACGGTTATAAAGAAGATTTCTCCATGTTCCTTGAAAATGCAACTGGTGAACGTCTAGAAGCCGATACGTTATCTGAAGGACTTCAGGCACACATTAATCAATTAATAGGCGCATTCGATAGCTATGTAGCTGGAGATTATGAAATGGCTTATGACAAAGAACGTGAGGCTATTGCGCACATGCAAATGGTTGCTAAAGGATTCTCTGGAGCTATTACTGACCAGTTTCCGGATAAATTCGAAAATACAAAAGCCGTAACGCCAGCATCGGATCTTCGTGCAACACTAGGTCACCTTTTATCTGAGCATGCTGGGCTTGCTATGATGACGATGCAAAACGGTATTGACGGATCTGAAGATTTCGATGCTTCTGCTGCTGCATTAAGTGAGAATACGGATGATCTCGCAGCTGCCATTACCTCCGTTTATGGTGAGGAAGCAGGAAATCAATTTAAAGAAATGTGGTCTGGACATATCGGCAACTTTGTCGAGTACGTTCAAGCAACAGGAGCTGAAGATGAAGAAGCAAAAGAAGCAGCGATGAAAGCATTAGAAAACTATCGAGCTGATTTCTCAAGCTTCCTTGAAACAGCTACTGAAGGAAGACTAGAAGCGGGTGCATTATCTGAAGGGCTTCAAATGCATGTTACCCAGCTAATTTCTGCTTTTGATAACTATACGATGGAAGATTATGATGCTGCTTATGATTCTGTTCGTGAAGCTTACGCACATATGTATATGCCTGCAAAAGGTTTATCAGGAGCTTTTGTAGATCAATTCCCGGATAAATTCGCTATGGAAGCAATGCCAACAGACATGCCGAAAACAGGTATGGGTGGTACAGCTGAACAGCAAATGCCGATTGAATGGATTGTTGCAGCGATTCTTGCAACAATGGCAGCAACCGGTGTGATTGTTCGTAGAAAAATGCATAATAGCTAA
- a CDS encoding GNAT family N-acetyltransferase: protein MQPILLDFPNEFYTDRLHIRYPSPGDGKAVHQSIESSLSELKPYMPFAHIDQSEADVEANIRESHAAFLKREDLRLLLFHKLSGVFIGSSGLHRIDWNVRKFEIGYWIDSNYSGEGYMSEAVQGIVEFAIRELSAKRIEIRCNAENWQSRKVAERCFFQLEAILKNNSQSVDRTKLNDTCVYAITIE from the coding sequence ATGCAGCCGATTCTACTTGATTTTCCTAATGAATTCTACACGGATCGTTTACATATTCGTTATCCGTCGCCAGGTGATGGTAAAGCAGTGCATCAGTCGATTGAGTCATCGTTAAGCGAACTTAAGCCTTATATGCCATTTGCGCATATTGATCAGTCAGAAGCCGATGTTGAAGCAAATATTCGAGAATCTCACGCAGCTTTCTTAAAAAGAGAAGACTTACGGCTGCTGCTCTTTCATAAACTATCTGGTGTGTTCATTGGCTCTTCTGGTTTGCATCGCATTGACTGGAACGTTCGTAAGTTTGAAATCGGTTACTGGATTGATTCGAACTATAGTGGAGAGGGATATATGTCGGAGGCTGTTCAGGGAATTGTTGAATTTGCGATTCGAGAACTTAGTGCGAAAAGAATTGAAATTCGTTGCAATGCAGAGAATTGGCAAAGTCGAAAGGTAGCAGAACGTTGTTTCTTTCAGCTTGAGGCGATTTTAAAAAATAATAGTCAATCTGTAGATAGGACTAAGTTAAACGATACCTGTGTTTATGCTATAACGATCGAGTAA
- a CDS encoding 3-hydroxybutyrate dehydrogenase, producing the protein MVNNKTVFITGAARGIGFEIGETFAANGANVVLSDINEEGTKEAAQKLRDKGYEVIGIKADVTSEDEIKQAIDRTVEEYGRLDVLINNAGLQHVSALEDFPTEKFRMMQDIMLTAPFIATKHVFPIMKEQGFGRIINMASINGVIGFAGKAAYNSAKHGVIGLTKVSALEGAEHGITVNAMAPGYVDTPLVRGQMEDLAKERGVELEKVLEEVIYPLVPQKRLLEVKEIADYSMFIASDAAKSITGQALLIDGGYTAQ; encoded by the coding sequence ATGGTTAACAACAAGACTGTATTTATTACAGGAGCAGCTAGAGGAATTGGATTTGAAATTGGTGAGACATTTGCAGCAAACGGTGCAAATGTTGTTCTTTCTGATATAAATGAAGAGGGTACAAAGGAAGCTGCTCAAAAACTTCGAGATAAAGGCTATGAAGTTATCGGGATTAAAGCAGACGTTACAAGTGAAGATGAAATCAAACAAGCGATTGATCGTACCGTTGAAGAATACGGTCGTTTAGATGTACTTATTAATAATGCGGGGCTTCAACATGTTTCTGCATTAGAAGATTTTCCAACCGAGAAATTCAGAATGATGCAAGATATTATGCTAACAGCTCCATTTATTGCAACAAAACACGTTTTTCCAATTATGAAGGAACAAGGATTTGGTCGAATTATAAACATGGCATCAATCAATGGAGTAATTGGTTTTGCTGGTAAAGCCGCATATAACAGCGCGAAACATGGTGTGATCGGTCTTACGAAAGTATCTGCACTAGAAGGTGCAGAGCACGGCATTACAGTAAATGCTATGGCACCTGGCTATGTGGATACACCACTTGTAAGAGGACAAATGGAAGATTTAGCGAAAGAACGTGGAGTAGAGCTTGAGAAGGTATTGGAAGAAGTTATCTACCCTCTTGTTCCACAAAAACGACTACTTGAAGTGAAAGAGATTGCCGACTACTCAATGTTTATCGCAAGCGATGCAGCGAAGAGTATTACCGGACAAGCTCTTCTTATTGATGGCGGGTATACAGCTCAATAA
- a CDS encoding GNAT family N-acetyltransferase, with protein sequence MSYIIKQMSQQDVASVISWKYTGVYSFYNMDEDPEDLYEFREEAANNPHYWSVYHLDQLIGFFSYVLKSGNQVEIGLGMSPGLVGNGHGYKYLKAGIEKAIELYRPSSLVMSVADFNERAIKVYQRAGFQKIDSFQQHTNGGVYPFIKMQKELD encoded by the coding sequence ATGAGCTATATTATTAAACAAATGAGTCAGCAAGATGTAGCGAGTGTCATTTCGTGGAAATATACCGGGGTTTACTCATTTTATAATATGGATGAGGATCCTGAAGATTTGTATGAATTTCGGGAAGAAGCAGCTAATAATCCACATTACTGGAGCGTTTATCACCTGGACCAGCTCATAGGTTTTTTTAGTTACGTTCTTAAATCAGGTAACCAAGTTGAAATCGGACTTGGGATGAGTCCAGGTCTGGTAGGGAATGGTCATGGATATAAGTATTTAAAAGCTGGCATAGAAAAAGCGATTGAATTGTATAGACCATCATCACTCGTTATGTCTGTTGCAGACTTTAATGAGAGGGCAATTAAAGTCTATCAAAGAGCAGGGTTTCAAAAAATTGATTCTTTTCAACAACATACAAATGGAGGGGTTTACCCTTTTATTAAGATGCAGAAAGAACTAGATTAG